A DNA window from Gammaproteobacteria bacterium contains the following coding sequences:
- a CDS encoding MFS transporter → MENVSENLPLTKKTEMIGWVICSLGAVFYCYEYLLRIQPSVIVNELMRQFHISSLDKFSAIISLYYLAYTPMQAVVGVMTDLYGPRFILTFAVFMCTLGSFFFGIADNVFLASIGRFLVGFGSAFAFVSALKLASIWLPLNRFALFAGLVTALGMMGGMAGDIGLTHLVTSVGWKQTLYGSTFLGVILLPILWFAIRDKKSSLSTPRSESKASYKETLAGLYRILSNPQVWIAGFIGCILYMSLSVFAELWGIPFLKTVYHLDAQQAAFTNSMVFFGWLVGAPLTGWISDKMQKRRLPLLLGCLFSALAITWVIYIPTSLILAQILLFLFGVFSSIEVVCFAVGRETSPRNVSGAAVSFVNLLVMFGGLAFQPLVGKILDIYWKGLISDDLRVYTPEGFRLALTVIPVAIIIGMVLCFILRESFDKSLDSQ, encoded by the coding sequence TTGGAAAACGTATCAGAAAACCTTCCATTAACAAAAAAAACAGAGATGATCGGATGGGTTATTTGTAGTTTAGGCGCGGTTTTTTACTGTTATGAATATCTATTACGCATTCAACCCAGCGTAATTGTAAATGAATTAATGCGGCAGTTTCACATTTCTTCTTTGGATAAGTTTAGCGCCATTATAAGTTTGTACTATCTGGCTTATACCCCTATGCAAGCAGTTGTCGGAGTAATGACTGACTTGTATGGACCGCGTTTCATCCTTACCTTTGCGGTCTTTATGTGCACCCTAGGAAGTTTCTTTTTTGGAATTGCCGACAATGTTTTTTTGGCTTCAATCGGTCGTTTCTTAGTCGGTTTCGGCAGTGCTTTTGCCTTTGTGAGCGCTCTTAAACTTGCCTCCATTTGGTTACCCCTTAATCGCTTCGCTCTTTTTGCCGGCCTGGTTACAGCACTTGGAATGATGGGGGGTATGGCAGGCGACATAGGCCTAACTCATTTGGTAACAAGCGTCGGGTGGAAGCAAACCCTCTATGGCAGCACTTTTTTAGGCGTCATCCTCTTACCTATCCTCTGGTTTGCTATTAGAGATAAAAAATCCTCGTTGAGTACGCCACGTTCAGAATCCAAGGCTTCTTACAAAGAAACATTGGCGGGTTTGTATCGAATTCTCTCTAATCCACAAGTATGGATAGCTGGATTTATTGGGTGTATTTTATATATGTCACTGTCTGTTTTTGCAGAATTATGGGGAATTCCTTTTTTAAAGACGGTGTATCATTTAGATGCTCAGCAAGCCGCTTTTACTAACTCGATGGTATTTTTCGGCTGGCTAGTAGGGGCTCCCTTGACGGGTTGGATCTCTGACAAAATGCAAAAAAGACGCCTACCCTTGTTATTAGGCTGTCTATTTTCCGCCCTCGCTATTACCTGGGTGATCTATATTCCCACTTCCCTCATATTGGCCCAAATATTACTTTTTCTTTTCGGTGTTTTTAGCAGTATCGAGGTAGTGTGTTTTGCGGTAGGCCGGGAAACCAGCCCAAGGAATGTCTCCGGCGCAGCAGTTTCGTTTGTTAATTTATTAGTCATGTTTGGCGGTCTTGCCTTTCAGCCCTTAGTCGGAAAGATATTAGACATCTACTGGAAAGGCCTGATATCAGATGACTTACGAGTATATACCCCCGAAGGTTTTCGTCTTGCATTAACTGTTATTCCCGTCGCTATAATAATCGGCATGGTCTTATGTTTTATCCTCAGAGAATCATTTGATAAATCACTGGATTCACAATGA
- the rplU gene encoding 50S ribosomal protein L21: MYAVIANGGKQYKVAEGQIIKLEQINTEAGKTVKFDQILLVADGENITVGAPFVTNFTVNGEVVEHGRGKKIHIIKFRRRKHHMKRMGHRQNYTAVKITGIETSQK, from the coding sequence ATGTATGCGGTTATTGCTAATGGCGGTAAACAATATAAAGTTGCCGAAGGACAAATTATAAAGCTCGAACAAATCAACACTGAAGCTGGGAAAACAGTTAAGTTTGATCAAATTCTTTTGGTTGCTGATGGTGAAAATATCACGGTTGGCGCGCCTTTTGTGACGAATTTTACCGTAAATGGTGAAGTTGTTGAACATGGTCGAGGCAAAAAAATTCATATTATTAAATTTCGTCGTCGCAAACACCATATGAAAAGAATGGGGCATCGACAAAATTATACCGCGGTTAAAATTACCGGTATTGAAACCAGTCAAAAGTAA
- the dnaB gene encoding replicative DNA helicase produces MNNKKSDSAVDQLKLPPHSLEAEQSVLGSLMLDNKAWDKIVDKVTANDFYSHSHRTLYQILTDLSRRNTPFDVLTVAEALKNIEELDNVGGELYLFELARNTPSATNVVAYAEIVRERSILRQLISVANEIADNAFFPEGRLSSEILDGAEQKIFKIADQGARGSGPISITEYLAKATDRIDTLYHSNQSITGIPTGFADFDEMTSGLQKGDLIIIAGRPSMGKTAFAMNIAENAAIKNQSPVLVFSLEMPGEQLVLRMMSSLGRIDQHRVRNGKLHDEDWPRITSAVSVLSDAPMYIDDTPALSPSEVRARARRLVREKGSIGLIVIDYLQLMSVPGYKENRTNEISEISRSLKALAKELHVPVIALSQLNRSLEQRQDRRPVMSDLRESGAIEQDADLIAFIYRDEVYNEDSPDKGKAEIIISKQRNGPIGKVHLTFLGQYTVFENYASPQYHEVF; encoded by the coding sequence ATGAATAATAAAAAAAGTGATAGTGCAGTTGATCAGCTTAAACTACCTCCCCATTCTTTAGAAGCAGAACAATCTGTTCTAGGCTCTCTCATGCTTGATAATAAGGCCTGGGATAAGATAGTCGATAAAGTTACGGCGAATGATTTTTATAGTCATAGTCATCGTACCCTTTACCAAATTTTAACCGACCTCTCTCGTAGAAATACTCCTTTCGATGTACTAACCGTCGCAGAGGCGCTCAAAAATATCGAAGAACTGGATAATGTCGGTGGAGAACTCTATTTATTTGAGCTCGCTAGAAATACACCCAGCGCAACGAATGTGGTGGCGTATGCAGAGATAGTTCGAGAAAGATCCATTCTGCGACAGCTCATTTCGGTTGCGAATGAGATAGCAGATAATGCTTTTTTCCCTGAAGGAAGACTTAGCTCTGAGATTTTGGATGGTGCAGAACAAAAAATCTTCAAAATTGCAGATCAAGGTGCGCGAGGAAGTGGTCCAATCAGCATCACGGAGTATTTAGCGAAAGCAACAGATCGAATCGACACGCTATATCACTCAAATCAGTCTATTACGGGAATACCCACCGGTTTTGCAGATTTTGATGAAATGACATCGGGGTTGCAGAAAGGCGATTTAATTATTATTGCAGGCCGACCCTCGATGGGCAAAACAGCTTTTGCTATGAATATTGCTGAGAATGCCGCCATCAAAAATCAGTCCCCGGTGCTTGTTTTTAGTTTGGAAATGCCGGGTGAACAGCTTGTTTTGAGAATGATGTCTTCATTAGGAAGAATAGATCAACATCGTGTGCGAAATGGAAAACTACATGATGAAGATTGGCCCCGCATCACCTCTGCGGTCAGTGTTTTGTCGGATGCTCCTATGTATATAGACGATACCCCGGCGCTAAGCCCCTCGGAAGTGAGAGCAAGAGCGCGAAGGTTGGTGCGCGAAAAAGGTAGTATTGGCTTAATTGTCATTGATTATCTCCAGCTTATGTCAGTTCCTGGCTATAAAGAAAACAGAACCAATGAAATTTCAGAGATCTCTCGGTCGCTTAAAGCCTTAGCGAAAGAATTGCATGTCCCTGTGATCGCCTTGTCGCAGTTAAATCGAAGTTTAGAGCAACGCCAAGATCGTAGACCTGTGATGTCAGACCTTCGTGAAAGTGGCGCGATAGAACAAGATGCAGATTTGATCGCCTTTATTTATCGAGACGAAGTCTACAATGAAGATAGCCCTGACAAAGGTAAGGCCGAAATCATTATCTCCAAACAACGAAACGGACCTATTGGAAAGGTACATCTAACCTTTTTGGGACAATATACTGTATTTGAGAATTACGCTTCTCCTCAATACCACGAGGTATTCTAG
- the rpsT gene encoding 30S ribosomal protein S20 yields MANTAQAKKRAKQAEKNRLHNTSLRSRMRTCLKKVLKAIESSNKTEAQTAYKDAVPLLDGMVNKKLIHKNKAARHKSRLSAHIKDLES; encoded by the coding sequence GTGGCGAATACAGCACAAGCAAAAAAACGTGCAAAGCAAGCAGAAAAAAACAGACTACATAATACGAGCTTACGCTCCAGAATGCGTACCTGTTTAAAGAAGGTGCTTAAAGCAATCGAAAGTAGCAATAAAACAGAAGCACAAACAGCATACAAAGATGCTGTGCCATTGCTCGATGGCATGGTGAATAAGAAGTTGATCCACAAAAATAAAGCCGCGCGTCATAAAAGCCGTCTTTCTGCGCATATCAAAGATTTAGAGTCCTAA
- the alr gene encoding alanine racemase, whose protein sequence is MSDRTKACIDISALHHNYSIAKKYAPNSNILAMVKSNAYGHGIISIGKILTQADGFGVACFDEAIKLREAGVMTPIVIMSGAFHADDLVLAERFDLQLVVHDISQIKLLRSSKVTTPLSVWLKIDTGMHRLGFAPEQFKEVYELLANCQKVKQPIVVMTHLADGDDLQKSTTQQQLDKFAYYLKHLAVLKSVANSAGILAWPEAIAEWNRPGIMLYGISPMIGKIGADHDLKPVMTLKSKIVAIHDFLKGDAIGYGGRWTCPDDMRVGIVAIGYGDGYPRHAKNGTPVLIKQKMCSLIGTVSMDLIAVDLRPLSEVALGEEVILWGKGLPAEIVAKYADTIAYELICQVSQRVVFNEEQGKLRCEL, encoded by the coding sequence GTGAGCGACAGGACTAAAGCCTGTATTGATATCAGCGCTTTACATCACAACTATTCTATAGCCAAAAAATACGCACCAAACTCAAATATTTTGGCAATGGTGAAAAGTAATGCCTATGGGCACGGTATAATTAGTATTGGGAAAATTCTTACGCAAGCAGATGGTTTTGGGGTCGCCTGTTTCGATGAGGCCATAAAATTACGTGAAGCTGGAGTAATGACACCCATTGTGATTATGTCCGGGGCTTTCCACGCTGATGATTTAGTCTTAGCGGAGCGCTTTGATTTACAATTAGTTGTGCATGATATTTCCCAGATAAAATTACTGCGTTCTAGCAAAGTAACCACCCCACTTTCTGTCTGGCTTAAAATTGATACCGGGATGCATCGATTAGGTTTCGCTCCTGAACAATTTAAAGAAGTGTATGAATTATTAGCCAACTGCCAGAAGGTCAAGCAACCTATTGTTGTCATGACCCACCTTGCCGATGGCGACGATCTGCAGAAATCAACCACCCAGCAACAGCTTGATAAATTTGCCTATTATCTGAAACATCTAGCGGTGCTTAAGAGCGTGGCGAATTCAGCGGGCATTCTAGCTTGGCCAGAAGCGATTGCAGAATGGAATCGACCGGGCATTATGCTTTATGGTATCTCACCTATGATTGGAAAAATTGGTGCAGATCACGATCTCAAACCTGTCATGACATTAAAATCAAAAATTGTGGCGATACATGATTTCTTAAAGGGCGACGCCATCGGTTATGGGGGGCGTTGGACATGCCCTGACGATATGCGCGTGGGTATAGTTGCGATTGGATATGGGGATGGCTATCCTCGACATGCTAAAAATGGCACACCTGTTTTGATAAAACAAAAAATGTGTTCCCTCATCGGAACCGTATCAATGGATTTAATTGCTGTGGATTTGCGTCCCCTAAGTGAAGTCGCACTGGGCGAAGAGGTAATTCTGTGGGGAAAAGGTCTGCCTGCAGAAATTGTGGCAAAATACGCTGATACTATTGCTTATGAACTCATCTGCCAGGTTTCCCAGCGTGTGGTATTTAACGAAGAGCAAGGAAAACTAAGATGCGAGTTGTGA
- the rpsR gene encoding 30S ribosomal protein S18 → MANFRKKFCRFSAEGTKEIDYKDIGILKNYIMESGRIVPSRITGTAARYQRQLARAIKLARYLSLLPYCDLHEK, encoded by the coding sequence GTGGCTAATTTTAGAAAGAAATTTTGTCGTTTTTCTGCCGAAGGCACTAAAGAAATCGATTATAAAGACATTGGAATTTTGAAAAATTATATAATGGAATCTGGTCGGATTGTGCCAAGTCGAATTACTGGCACAGCTGCTCGTTATCAGAGACAACTTGCTAGAGCAATTAAGCTTGCGCGTTATCTATCGTTGTTGCCGTACTGCGACTTACATGAGAAATAA
- a CDS encoding DUF2232 domain-containing protein yields MNSLVRKWGEQVIRSRQLAAGLALVAAFLSFFDLPVGWLSTVIIALITLQNGPKQGLMIMAWAILPAVAMLCLGHYPIFINIVVLHYFVVFGLAIILRKNNSWINVVKLASVLGMGSVICIYYFVPELQTWLVAQLTALAKEYQTTSFINFGSADIARGIKYIGLLGTGLISLAVVIMNLMTLFLARWWQSRIVPAVSLQKECYAIRIHYGASLFLIAIALGLFANNALFMNVLLVALMPFIFAGLSLFHSFFATKKNGSSIMTIFYILFLFLSPYVMALLSFMGWIDSFINFRKRFVIDSAIKE; encoded by the coding sequence GTGAATTCATTGGTGCGTAAATGGGGCGAACAGGTAATACGTAGTCGACAACTTGCCGCAGGTTTGGCGTTAGTTGCTGCCTTTCTATCTTTTTTTGATTTACCTGTCGGTTGGCTGAGTACAGTTATTATAGCCTTAATCACTTTGCAAAATGGGCCTAAGCAAGGGCTGATGATTATGGCCTGGGCCATATTGCCTGCTGTGGCGATGCTTTGCTTAGGGCACTATCCAATATTTATAAATATTGTGGTATTGCACTATTTCGTAGTATTCGGCTTAGCCATCATCTTACGAAAAAATAATTCATGGATTAATGTGGTAAAACTCGCCTCTGTTTTAGGGATGGGTTCTGTCATATGCATTTATTATTTTGTTCCAGAGTTACAGACTTGGCTGGTGGCCCAGCTCACCGCGTTAGCTAAAGAGTATCAAACAACTTCCTTTATAAATTTTGGGTCTGCAGATATTGCGAGAGGCATAAAATATATCGGATTATTGGGTACAGGATTAATTTCACTTGCTGTCGTCATTATGAATTTAATGACCTTATTTTTAGCAAGATGGTGGCAATCTAGGATTGTGCCTGCAGTGAGTTTACAGAAAGAATGCTATGCAATTCGTATTCATTATGGGGCGTCACTCTTTCTAATAGCCATCGCTTTAGGATTGTTTGCCAACAATGCACTGTTCATGAATGTGCTTTTAGTTGCCTTAATGCCGTTTATTTTCGCAGGATTGAGTTTATTCCACTCATTTTTTGCCACCAAAAAAAATGGCAGCTCAATCATGACAATTTTTTATATTTTATTTTTATTTTTATCCCCTTATGTGATGGCTTTATTATCCTTCATGGGGTGGATAGATAGTTTTATTAATTTTAGAAAAAGATTTGTAATCGATAGTGCCATTAAAGAGTAA
- the rpsF gene encoding 30S ribosomal protein S6 produces MRHYEVIFLVHPDQSDQVPSMIKRYKALIKQNNGNIHRLEDWGRRQLAYPINKVHKAHYSLMNIECDKPTIEELESSFRFNDAVIRYLILHKDEAITDASPMMKGHEEGRENKAEKVTEAEDYQETYAE; encoded by the coding sequence ATGCGACATTATGAAGTAATTTTCTTAGTTCATCCTGATCAAAGTGATCAAGTCCCTTCTATGATCAAACGCTATAAAGCATTAATTAAACAAAACAATGGCAATATCCATCGATTAGAGGATTGGGGGCGACGTCAACTTGCCTATCCTATTAATAAGGTGCATAAAGCGCATTACTCCTTAATGAATATCGAATGTGATAAGCCTACCATTGAAGAACTGGAAAGTTCTTTCCGCTTTAACGACGCTGTTATTCGCTACCTGATCTTGCATAAAGATGAAGCTATTACGGACGCTTCTCCCATGATGAAAGGGCATGAAGAAGGCCGAGAAAATAAGGCCGAAAAAGTAACCGAAGCTGAAGATTATCAAGAAACTTACGCTGAATAG
- the rplI gene encoding 50S ribosomal protein L9 codes for MEIILLEKVHNLGNIGDKVNVKSGYGRNFLIPEGKAVPATKHNVIKFEERRAELEKVANEHLQAAQKRAEALSAVKVTIRSKAGEEGKLYGSIGTKDIASAITAAGQKVSKSEVRLPNGPIRQAGEHSIDVNLHSDVTVIIKVNVIPES; via the coding sequence ATGGAAATTATATTATTAGAAAAAGTTCACAACTTAGGCAACATTGGCGATAAAGTGAACGTTAAATCAGGTTATGGCCGCAATTTTTTAATTCCTGAAGGCAAGGCTGTGCCTGCAACAAAACATAATGTTATCAAATTTGAAGAAAGACGTGCTGAGCTAGAGAAGGTTGCGAATGAACATCTCCAAGCTGCCCAAAAAAGAGCAGAAGCATTATCTGCTGTAAAGGTCACTATCCGGTCAAAAGCAGGAGAAGAAGGCAAGCTGTATGGGTCAATCGGTACCAAAGATATAGCGTCTGCTATTACTGCAGCGGGTCAAAAAGTGTCAAAATCTGAAGTAAGACTGCCAAACGGACCTATTCGTCAAGCGGGTGAACATTCAATTGATGTAAATTTACATTCAGATGTAACAGTTATTATTAAAGTAAATGTTATCCCTGAAAGTTAA
- the cgtA gene encoding Obg family GTPase CgtA gives MKFVDEAKIRVEAGKGGDGCSSFRREKYVPFGGPDGGDGGDGGSVYLLADSGINTLVDFRYTRLFRAEHGGKGMGKQCTGKKGSDLIIKVPVGTTIHDEDTGELLGDLTQHDQELCIVKGGFHGLGNVHFKSSVNRAPRQTTTGKLGEKRNIRLELKVLADVGLLGLPNAGKSTFIRAVSHAKPKVADYPFTTLYPHLGVVKVSDEKSFVVADIPGLIEGASEGAGLGIRFLKHLARTKLLLHLIDISPDAEMDVPTQVRSIWNELEKFSADLATKEQWLVFTKTDLMLPEEIEERTSAVLKELAWTQPAYSISSINKEGLSELCYQIMNYLDDSQ, from the coding sequence ATGAAATTTGTTGACGAAGCCAAAATACGAGTTGAGGCTGGCAAAGGTGGTGACGGCTGCTCCAGTTTTCGTCGCGAAAAGTATGTTCCCTTTGGAGGACCCGATGGCGGAGATGGCGGAGATGGCGGCAGCGTTTACCTCCTTGCCGATTCCGGTATTAATACCTTAGTGGATTTCCGCTATACACGACTTTTTCGCGCTGAACACGGCGGCAAAGGAATGGGCAAGCAATGCACGGGGAAAAAGGGCAGCGATTTAATAATTAAAGTCCCCGTCGGTACTACCATTCACGATGAGGACACGGGCGAATTATTAGGTGATCTCACCCAACATGACCAAGAGCTCTGCATTGTGAAGGGAGGCTTTCACGGTCTGGGGAATGTCCATTTTAAAAGTAGTGTCAATCGTGCTCCAAGACAAACCACTACCGGCAAACTTGGCGAAAAGCGCAATATTCGTTTAGAGCTTAAAGTGCTTGCCGACGTTGGTTTACTAGGATTGCCCAATGCGGGTAAATCCACCTTTATCAGGGCAGTGTCTCATGCCAAACCAAAGGTGGCTGATTATCCTTTCACCACCCTGTATCCACATCTTGGTGTAGTAAAAGTATCTGATGAAAAAAGTTTCGTGGTTGCTGATATTCCCGGATTGATTGAGGGTGCGTCCGAAGGGGCAGGCCTAGGCATTCGATTTTTGAAACATCTCGCTCGCACCAAACTATTATTGCACCTCATTGATATTTCTCCTGACGCAGAAATGGATGTTCCCACTCAAGTGAGGTCTATTTGGAATGAGCTTGAGAAGTTCAGCGCAGATCTTGCCACCAAGGAACAATGGTTAGTTTTCACTAAAACCGATTTAATGTTACCAGAAGAAATAGAGGAGCGTACTTCGGCAGTACTTAAGGAATTAGCATGGACCCAGCCCGCATACAGCATCTCCTCAATAAATAAAGAAGGGCTAAGCGAGTTATGCTATCAGATCATGAATTATTTAGATGACAGTCAATAA
- the rpmA gene encoding 50S ribosomal protein L27, translating into MAHKKAGGSTRNGRDSNPKYLGVKRFGGQLVNAGNIIVRQRGTRFHAGKNVGVGRDHTLFALTDGIVKFHKKGEHNRTFVMIEPPHAAE; encoded by the coding sequence ATGGCACATAAAAAAGCAGGTGGTAGTACTCGAAACGGTCGCGATTCAAACCCAAAATACCTAGGTGTTAAGCGGTTTGGTGGCCAACTAGTTAACGCCGGCAATATTATCGTTCGTCAAAGAGGCACTCGCTTCCACGCCGGAAAGAATGTAGGTGTTGGCAGAGACCACACTTTATTTGCGCTGACTGACGGTATCGTCAAATTCCATAAAAAAGGCGAACATAACAGAACTTTTGTTATGATTGAGCCTCCACACGCTGCAGAATAA
- the sixA gene encoding phosphohistidine phosphatase SixA — protein MKLYLMRHGDAETNDVQRPLSERGMDEVTKIAEFLASNHIEVEQIYHSGKLRAEQTARGVAANFTIAPKIDILSGLLPDDSVKAVAVYCNHWEQDVMLVGHLPFMPRLVSDLITGADDKQCIDFKTAAIVCLERIAIFQWSISWFVYPHLLK, from the coding sequence ATGAAATTATATTTGATGCGTCATGGAGATGCAGAGACTAATGACGTTCAAAGACCGCTAAGCGAGCGTGGTATGGATGAAGTCACGAAAATTGCCGAGTTTTTAGCGAGCAATCACATTGAAGTCGAACAAATTTATCACAGCGGCAAATTACGTGCTGAACAAACCGCAAGAGGCGTTGCGGCTAATTTCACTATTGCTCCCAAAATAGATATTTTATCGGGTTTATTGCCGGATGATTCGGTGAAAGCCGTAGCGGTTTATTGTAATCATTGGGAACAAGATGTGATGTTGGTAGGACATCTACCCTTTATGCCACGCTTAGTGTCAGATTTAATTACGGGAGCGGATGATAAGCAGTGCATAGATTTTAAAACCGCGGCGATCGTTTGTTTAGAAAGGATCGCCATTTTTCAATGGTCCATTTCTTGGTTTGTGTACCCTCATCTTCTTAAATAA
- a CDS encoding succinate dehydrogenase assembly factor 2 has product MTAEELARLRWQCRRGMLELDAILQPFFEKHFLSLSDVQQHDFEQLLTSSDPALFSWFIGSVTPEDPKLVSIVEVIKHKISVL; this is encoded by the coding sequence ATGACTGCAGAAGAATTAGCGCGTTTACGCTGGCAATGTCGCCGCGGCATGCTTGAATTGGATGCCATTTTGCAGCCTTTCTTTGAAAAGCATTTTTTATCGCTTTCTGATGTCCAACAACATGATTTTGAACAACTGTTAACAAGTTCTGACCCCGCCCTTTTTTCATGGTTTATCGGGAGCGTTACGCCGGAGGACCCTAAATTGGTCTCCATTGTTGAAGTGATTAAGCATAAAATCAGTGTTTTGTAA